TATTACTTAAAATATCTAAATAGCATATATTACCGTCGTTtagtgaaaaaattataaataaataaataaaaatcatattgGAATCAggtcaaaattttccaatcaAATCGCTTGTTACTACTGTGTGTAATAGGTGGAAAAGGTGGTGGATGCAATTGCCATCCATCTGGACTTTCCCTAGCCATTAGGCATGCTAAATAGGGTACTTGCTGTACAAGGCGAGTAACTTCTGTTACATGTGGAACTCTGCCACCAGTCAATTGTCTTGTACAAGCTGGTAAAGATGTTGCATGAGCaactattaaaatatttccttTAGTACTTTcaataatactttttataagagcATAACTCCTATCATAATATTGTGCAGCATTCTCTCTTAGAGGAAGTTCCTCTGCTTTTACAACAGGCTTGTATGTTTTATCTATTCTAAAACCAGCGTTCGACAACTCTTCTGGAGTCATCCATGTAGGCAAACCATTTTGGTACCAGGCCACCCATTCCATTAATCCTGGTTCAATTTTTATCGATAAATTAGATTGAAAACCTTTCAAAATTTGCGATAACGTTTGCACGCATCTTAAAGATGGTGAGGCAAATGCAACATCCATGTGCATATTGGATGATTTCATTGCTTCGCCAATTAAAAATGCTTGCAATTCACCCAATGTTGTTAACGGACAATCGTCTTGAAAATCTTGAATATTCCTCGGAGGTATTTTTACTGGCATGTTTAAATCTCTGCGGACGTAAGAGCCATCTGCTTCAAAGCAGTATGGAATCCAAGTACCAAAAGTAAAATCCACTCGTTCACCATGTCTGCAAATCAACATTTCACGCGCTGGTAGTATTGTTGGCTCTGCTGCCTCcatctaataaaataaataaaaatagtagcAGATGTAAATATTAGTAATTTTAGTGgttgaataaatatatttcatatttacaGGCTCATTGTCAGCAGCTATTCCATCCGGAGTGTCCAGAGATTCATTAGAGAGTACAATTGGAGGCCGTCTAGTTTGAGGTATGATATCTTCTATAATATCTATTTTATTATCTGTAATTTGTACTGTTGAATGTAATGTCCACGAGTCAGATTCTGCAGTGCGCTTTGTATGATTCAATGGAAAGTAACCAGATGTCCCTGTTAGCCAGGAAATTCCTTCAACCCAACCATCTATTGAAGTAGCACATGCTTCTTCTGGCACATAAATATAGTCACCTGGCCTTAGTTCTAACTCATCGTGTTCTCGTGGTATATGCATGTGCATTACTTTATGAATATTTAGATTAAAAGACCTTGGATCTTTGCTGTATAATCTAAGTTCCCAAATAGCAAGTTTATTTGGTTCTAATTTTTCAACCATTGAACGCAAAGGCTCCAGCAAGGAATTAGAAAACTGATAAGCTAGTGTTAAGTGCAGAGATTTTGAATTTGGCTCTGCATTGATTCCTAAAGTAGAcaacttatttatatatttaacaGCTAAAGATTTAAGCCATTCGGCTTGCTCATCCTTGACAAACAAACCCATAAAATTGGGTGAAACATATGTTTCTAATTCAATAGAATCTGGACATTCCTCTCTAGTAATTAAGGTCTCCAATATAGTAGCCAGCTCTTTAGAACATTCATCGGAAGCCTGCACAGAAAACAATCCATTGAtgcttaaataaattgataaaatttaaagaacatGCATATATCACTACTGGACTACCTTGAAAAATGAAACTAATGTTATGTGAGGCATGAAATTATGTACTCCATTCCATTCCAGCTCTTTACTTTTCATCCAAAATTTTTGCAACTGTTCATGCAATTGCCCAGTTGGGCATAAGTAGAGTACATATTCTCTTGGTTCAATGGAATCAAGCGTAGGATCCCTGACATGAGCTAAAAGCCAATCGGAAGCAAGTTGAACACTGCGATGACCTGTAGCAGCTAAAGCTTTTTCGCTAGAAAAGAGTAATGTCAATTTTTAACAGCATAAAAGCAATAAAGATATACTTAATTTGATTGTGATTTGTGTTAATCACAAgttcaaaaaagaaaattataactTGACTCACGCCCTGTGTTTGGGGAAGCCCAGTTGCAAAAGAATTTGCAGAGGAGTCAAATGTTCTTTGGAAATTTTCGTGGGAGTTGGATTTTTGCGCGGTGGTAACGTCGCCATATCGGGACATTACTACGAGTTTTTGCATTTAAAGAACCAAACACCCGACATAGCATAAGTATGTGTATAACATTACTCGATCCTTCTGTCAATGTACTACCGAGATGGATTAGGTGCGCATTCTAAGCCAAGTATGTTTGTTCAATGCAACGCTTGCAGGTTGATTTTTGCATATACATGTAATGTTTACGTGCAGGCTCAGGATGTGAATCCCGCGACCCGTAATACTTAATGTCTTCactttgtttaattatttaccAATATAGCTTCActttgcaaatattttaactatacatgtatacatattgTGCGTATTTGCGCTCGTATTTAATGTGTAGCGCCCATCAGTATCCACGGTATACACTTCATCCTGAGATGtaagcatatatatatatatatacacacacacacacacacacacacacacataaggTAAACAGTTATGCGTGATAGAATtggagaaggagaaaaaaccCGTTGAGGTTCTAAAATAGTCGGAATgtgtgtataatgtatatatacgtatatgtgcgCAGTGTCGTATAGactatatatgtgtgtgtgtgcgcgcgtgtgtatagacAGAGAGACTAAAAGACTACAATAATAACATATacttaataattaatatagaGAGATTTAAGCAGTTCGTCGCGTGACCGTTGTCGTCGCTGAATGCGTCCGATCGCATGGTATATAGGTGTATTTTATGCCGAAGGATAATGTTCAAGTCAAAATATGAGTGTGTCAGATTTGTTTGACTCGCGTAAAATTTAGATTGTCATCGTTACGTAAATTATACAAGCGTACGTGTCCATCTATATCGAGACAAGCTGcattctgcttcttctttgaTATTTCAAAGCGTTACTTCGTTCTATCAAACGGTTGTAAAAAAAGTATCTCTCAACATAACCTCCAACTTTAGTGCCGGTAGGAGAATAAATTCtctttattttatcttttcaTAATCATCATCATGACTTGATATAATCGCATTACATTTTCAGTCATGAATCAACTGCCGATGCACCAAGCACTCAGACCACTTGCGTGGCTGGAAGGAGTTTGGCGTACAGAAAGTTTGGGAAGTGGCAAATTTCCTACTATTAATTCGTTCAAATACTGTGAAGAAATCACTTTCTCATCTATTGGTCAGCCAATGTTAAACTACACTGCCCAAAGCTGGCATCCTGAAAAGAAGAATCCAATGCACAGAGAAGTTGGATTTCTCAAGATAGTGCCCAATACAAACAAAGTGTCATTGTTTCTGTCACATAATTTTGGATTGACTACAGTTGAAGAAGGAGAAGTTGTTGATAATGCAGTACAGCTGCTCAGTACTAGTGTATCAAGAACAATTGAAGGATCAAAGCCTCCTGCTGTATTACaggtataataattaatagttGCAATCATTGCAAGCTATAGACTTATAGTTCTTGTTCATGGCTCTGCGCAGAAGTGAGATCTTggagaaaaattgtttaaaagtacttTTTCTTCAAAGAACTTAGTAGTTGTTAGTAGAATGTTATAAAATCAGCAACgtgatttctttattttttttgtgttaGATAAAGCGTGAACTTAAACTTGTGGAAGATGCACTTCACCAAACTGTCTATATGAGTACAGAGACAAGACCGGAACTAACAGAACACTTGCACGCAGTGTACAAAAGACAAGATGCTCCTCTCTATAAGTAAACGGCTTTGTTCTGATCATTTGATTGTCACAAGTTAAAGGTAAAGTTTGTGTGTATATCTAGCTTGTTGCTTAAAAATGAGGGAATAAAACATTGATTTCAAAGATGTCAGAGAGTCATTTTCTGATCGCGCTGCGTCAGCTATAATAGCTACATATCATCGAAGAGTTAAGAATCGCGCGGATTAATAAAAGACTGACGAGAAagtttgctgctgctgcagggaATTAAAACTTTAAGTCCGTAAGACCAAattaaccgcgcgcgcgattgccGCGATAAATTTGGCACATGCGGCCCAGTCGGCGCTCAAACTGAGTAATGGCTGAAGCATGAAATTGCAAATTTCAGCAAGCTTCCGAGATCTCTCGGCCGCGAGTGACGTCAAGTAAGTAAGTAAAAAGGTCTGGAAAATCGAGTCCCGCGCGCGATGTCCGATTGCCGGGGTTGTGATGTAAAAAACATAAGTTGCATGGTGCATGCGGGCGGCACATATGGcaggtgtgcgcgcgcgtattcACGTACCACCTGAATCGGCGGTGGGCTGGCGGGGCAGAAGGGGGAACACCTGTGCCTCTATGTATATACGCGCTGGTAAAACACCCCCTGCTGCTGGCAACGCGACGTCGCATGCGACAGTTGCGCCCAGCGTCGCCTCGACGAGCAGTTGCCGCTACTGCTTCTCTTCCGATACTTAGTTCTTCTCCCGAGTCCGATTCTCCCTCTTACTGGCTCCGTTCTCGTTTCAACGCACGTGCACCGatggaaagtacgaatagctCGCTACGATTGCCCTGCACCGAAGGCTAAAATATGTGAAGTAAAGCTTCCCGCGATACCCGCGACAGATAGAAGAATGAGGCCGTTGTACGATGGCCAGGAGAATCACTACAAAAAGATGCTGGACCTTCAGGAGAGACTGCGAAGAAGGTACTTGATGAGCCGCATATATAGAGTAGCCTATAACAGCCCAGTACGCAGCATTGGGAGATTTTTCACGCGATTCCTTCGCAATCTCTGTTACAGCGAGGAGGAGCGAATCAGGCTAGAAGAGAAGTTCGGCCTGCTGGTGCAAGAGTCCCGAAACAGGTGAGCTTCTGAAAATCGATCGTCGCAATCAATTTCAGCGAATTCGACAGCCCCCACAGCTTCTGCTGCATAGGCGCATTTTCAATTTCCAAACGATGAAGTATAAGAGAAGCGACGCGATTTTTACTGGTCGATCGATCTAACGACGCGCACGAACGTCCCGGCCGCGTCGTTGACACAGaaacagaagaagaaggaCGGACACGTGTATACGAGAggacgaaaagaaaaataataataataaactctGCTTTATTGATCGAAGAGGTAGCGAGGTCCTCCTCCGTGTCTTAACTCTTGTACGGCGACGATCCCGGCAACGGTTTCGTTTCCCCtcctatatataggtataagcAATATCAGCGCGCttcgcgtcgcgcgcgagctcgttaACGGGCTCCTGACCTTGCAAACTTCACcgcggcacacacacacacacacagacgcacACACGAATCAGTACGTCGATTTCGTGACGGTGGAACGTTGATGTATACACGGCCTTCACGAAATTTGGGGGAATATAACCGCGCGCAACCGAGCGACGTTTACCTCATCATTATGCCTTTCTTTTCTCATTCGTTTGTCTGCTTAGACATCAGAGCTGCATCAATCAACTGAGAATCCGATATGTGGAGTTTCTGGAGGAGCAGCGGGCGAGAGACGAGAGGAATAGTAAGCTGCTCGGAACTCTGGACAAGGTGGACAGCAGTCTGGCTTTGATGACTGCCAAGACGGAACGGCTCAACACACTGAGAGTAAGTATTACTCTTGTATTGCTGTATACGGATAAAGATTATAATAAGTATAGTTATCTGAGGATGCGATGCGCTTCTATTTGCAGAAGCAACACGAGGCCTACTTACTGCGTGCTTACGGAACGCTGCGAACCAACGAGAGCGTAGCAGCGGACAGCGGCTTGGAAAGCCAGAACGATCGAGAAGCACCTCGGACACCGGTGTTTTCCAAATCCGTCGCACTCGTGCGTAACAACTCGATA
The sequence above is drawn from the Nasonia vitripennis strain AsymCx chromosome 4, Nvit_psr_1.1, whole genome shotgun sequence genome and encodes:
- the LOC100123572 gene encoding protein UBASH3A homolog isoform X2, which produces MKSKELEWNGVHNFMPHITLVSFFKASDECSKELATILETLITREECPDSIELETYVSPNFMGLFVKDEQAEWLKSLAVKYINKLSTLGINAEPNSKSLHLTLAYQFSNSLLEPLRSMVEKLEPNKLAIWELRLYSKDPRSFNLNIHKVMHMHIPREHDELELRPGDYIYVPEEACATSIDGWVEGISWLTGTSGYFPLNHTKRTAESDSWTLHSTVQITDNKIDIIEDIIPQTRRPPIVLSNESLDTPDGIAADNEPMEAAEPTILPAREMLICRHGERVDFTFGTWIPYCFEADGSYVRRDLNMPVKIPPRNIQDFQDDCPLTTLGELQAFLIGEAMKSSNMHMDVAFASPSLRCVQTLSQILKGFQSNLSIKIEPGLMEWVAWYQNGLPTWMTPEELSNAGFRIDKTYKPVVKAEELPLRENAAQYYDRSYALIKSIIESTKGNILIVAHATSLPACTRQLTGGRVPHVTEVTRLVQQVPYLACLMARESPDGWQLHPPPFPPITHSSNKRFDWKILT
- the LOC100123572 gene encoding protein UBASH3A homolog isoform X1 — translated: MATLPPRKNPTPTKISKEHLTPLQILLQLGFPKHRAEKALAATGHRSVQLASDWLLAHVRDPTLDSIEPREYVLYLCPTGQLHEQLQKFWMKSKELEWNGVHNFMPHITLVSFFKASDECSKELATILETLITREECPDSIELETYVSPNFMGLFVKDEQAEWLKSLAVKYINKLSTLGINAEPNSKSLHLTLAYQFSNSLLEPLRSMVEKLEPNKLAIWELRLYSKDPRSFNLNIHKVMHMHIPREHDELELRPGDYIYVPEEACATSIDGWVEGISWLTGTSGYFPLNHTKRTAESDSWTLHSTVQITDNKIDIIEDIIPQTRRPPIVLSNESLDTPDGIAADNEPMEAAEPTILPAREMLICRHGERVDFTFGTWIPYCFEADGSYVRRDLNMPVKIPPRNIQDFQDDCPLTTLGELQAFLIGEAMKSSNMHMDVAFASPSLRCVQTLSQILKGFQSNLSIKIEPGLMEWVAWYQNGLPTWMTPEELSNAGFRIDKTYKPVVKAEELPLRENAAQYYDRSYALIKSIIESTKGNILIVAHATSLPACTRQLTGGRVPHVTEVTRLVQQVPYLACLMARESPDGWQLHPPPFPPITHSSNKRFDWKILT
- the LOC100114710 gene encoding THAP domain-containing protein 4-like; translation: MNQLPMHQALRPLAWLEGVWRTESLGSGKFPTINSFKYCEEITFSSIGQPMLNYTAQSWHPEKKNPMHREVGFLKIVPNTNKVSLFLSHNFGLTTVEEGEVVDNAVQLLSTSVSRTIEGSKPPAVLQIKRELKLVEDALHQTVYMSTETRPELTEHLHAVYKRQDAPLYK